The window CCTATACCATCAATTTCGAAGACAATCCTGACCGTCCCGGAACAACACGTGCGATGCAGACTTCTTTGTTCCGCTGGGTACCCAATATCACTTATAACTTCAAATTCTAAATCATGAAAAATACTTTTTATATCATATTATCTCTTTTTGCACTAACCTCTTGTGAAAAAGAGATCGATCTGGATCTGAATGATCAGAGCGGAAATATTGTCATTGAAGGGAATGTAACGAATCAATCAGGACCTTATACGGTAAAAATCACAAAATCAGTAAGTTTCTCAGAACCTAACCAGTATCCGGCTGTAACCGGAGCTCAGGTTATTTTAAGTGATGATATGGGTCAGACTGAAACCCTTCAGTATACAGGAAACGGAATGTATCAGACAACCGCTTTTGTAGGACAGCCCGGAAGAACTTACACATTGAAAGTACAGGCGGAAGGAAAGCAGTATACCGCTCAGAGCAGAATGCCTGAAAATGTTCATTTTGATGGACTTGAACAGAGCTCGTTCAAATTTGGTGATAAAATTACATATACTCTCTTACCAATCTTTACAGATCCTATGCCGCTTGGGAACCGTTATCTTTTTAGTTTTACGATCAATGATCTTCCTAAAAAATACATGAATACCTTTTCAGACAATGTAAATAACGGAATGCTTAACCAGCAACCTCTGATTCTACCTAATGACGATAACAAAGGCAGAGATCATGAAGTGATTGTGGGGGATAAAATCCATGTAGAAATGCAGTCTATTGATAACAATATATTCACTTATTATAGTGCTTTGCTTCAGATTTCCGGAGGTAATGGCGGAGGTACTACTCCAGCCAATCCACCAAGTAATATCAACAATGGGGCTTTGGGCTATTTTTCCGCCCATACAACAGATACGGAAACTTTTGTGATCCAGCCTGTCACTCCATAAATTTTAAAAAGGATATTCCAATCAACGGAATATCCTTTTTTATTCCGCTTTATCTCAATTTTCTTTTTAAGGAATAATATCTGTACAGCAGTTTATCATACCGGATTACACAGAACAATAATCCTGCAATAACAATCAGTGTTTTTAACTGAATCATGCTGTAACCAAAACCACCAATGATACATCCTGAAAAAAAGCAGGCAATAATCACCAGTTTCAGGGTAATATTCTTTTTAAGCTGCCGCTGTTCATTTTTCCTTTCTTTAAAAAACAGCTTTGAAAATTCTATTCCCAGATCAGTAAATAATCCCGTAAGATGAGTAGTTCTCACTACAGACTGAGATACTCTTGTCACCAATGAATTCTGAACTCCCATTGCAAACAGCAAAAGTCCTGCAATTGCATGAGAAGATACCGAAATTTTTAATTCATCATAGCCTGACATTCCTACAAATCCTAATATTAAGATTTCGGTTATTAAAGGGATGAGATGCGGACGAACTGTCCTGTGTCCTGATGAAAATTCAACCAGGAAGCTGGAACAAAAAGCTCCACCGAGAAAACAGATAATAAACAGAAAATAAGTAAGTGCTTCGCTGTAATGATCCAGAAGAATCTCTTCAGAAAAGAAAGCAAAGTGTCCTGTTATATTGGTTGTAAGCACTTTAACAGACAAAACACCTACAATATTCACTATTCCGGCAACGAATGAAAGTGCTGATGCCAGTTTAAGATTGTGAAAATAGGTTCTGTTTTTCCCTTTGTGTCTGAACATTTTAAATCTCTATAAAAGCTGGATATTATTATCAAAAAAACAACTGGATAAAATAAATAAGTAAAAAAAAAAATAATTTAGAAATGTCAGCGTAAAGCTGTGAAAAACATGTCCGCTTAAATATTTATCCAGTGTTCTTTATAGAGTTACTATATCCCTTTTTATGTATTCTAAGTAATAAATTACAGACCTTATAGAAAGTAAAAACAGCTTCTCTACAGCTTTCTGAAGTCTTCTGTTTCTTAATTCAAAATCAATTTTATTACTTTTGTAAAAGTAATTCGTTTAGGAAAAAAACCTGGTGATCTGCATCAGTTTAAAATGTGATTTAAGTTAAAAAACGGAGCGTTTATTCACTAATCTGTATAGAAAAATTATGATCTCAAAATTTATTTTCAATAATCAGTATCTTTTTGATGAGCTCCCTGAATATGATAAGAACCTGCTCACAGAAGCAATGAAAACCCGGAACTATCGTAAAAATGAGCCTATATTTACGGACGGAACAAAACCCAATGGCGTTTACTACCTCAATGAAGGAAAAATAAAGAAATACAAAGTTGATAATGACGGAAGGGAGCAGATTATTTACATTTACAGTTCCGGTGAATTTTTCGGTTATTCTGCCATTCTGAGTAATGAATCTTATGGAGACACTACCTCAACACTGGAAAATTCTGTTATCTCCTTTATTTCAAAAGACAGTTTTCTGGATATCCTCAGCCAGTCTTCAGTACTTTCAAGGCTGCTTCTGAAATCTTTAAGTCATGAATTCAGTGTCATGGCCAATCTTATTGCTGTTTTGTCTCATCGAACAGTCAGAGAAAGGGCTGCTTTGAGTTTGCTTATTCTCCATGATAAGTACAAATCCAATGATGAACCTGATCAGGAAGTATTCATTTCCCTTTCCCGTATAGATCTAGCGAATATGGTAGGAACAGCCAGAGAAACATTAGCCCGCATCATCAATGATTTTAAACAGGAAAAACTCATCAGATCTGAAGGACGAAAAATACAGATTATTGACTTTAAGCGGTTAATTCATATTGCTAATTTTTATTAGTAAAATAATTTAGCTTAAAAGCTTTAATTTTCTACTGACAACCTGTTGTCATAACCACCTGTTACCTTTGTTTAAAATTAGTTTAAACAAAAAAATACCTTATGAAACTTACCTCATTAAGACTCATCAGCAAAGACATCAAAGCAGCAGTAGAATTTTACGAACAAACCATGGGAGCAACTGCCAGATGGTATACTGAAGATTTTGCAGAACTTTCAGCAGATTCCATAACCATTGCCATAGGAAGTACCCGAACGATGCAGATGTTTTCGGAAGGTCTTACAGAATTCACAGGAACAAAATCAACCATTATTGAATTTATGGTTAAAAATGTAGATGAAGAATATGAAAGAATAAAAAGTATAGCCTCTGAAATTATCCAGGAACCTACAACAATGCCCTGGGGAAACAGATCTCTTCTATTCTGTGATCCGGATGGAAACATGATTAACTTTTTTACTCCGGTGAGCGTGGAAGCTGTGAAAAAATTCAACTAAGTCTTTCATCAATAAAAAACAACTCGCTGTACACACAACGAGTTGTTTTTCATATGAGTTTTAAAAATTAAATCTATTTCCCAAGGAACTCAATTGCTTTCGCTACAAAGGTATCATGGTATTGATAGAAAGAGGCATGTCCTGAATCCGGAAAAATCACCAATTCTGCATGATCTAGGTTCTGAGCCATATTTTTAGCATTCTGAACAGACACAGGAAGGTCATTTTCACCATGAACAATCAATACCGGATTTTTGATCTTTTGTATTTCCGTAAGAGCATCAGCATTGGGTTGAGCCCAGCTCAATACAGCGGTAAATTGTGAATTTGAAGCATTATCATTTAATGGAAGATCTCTGTCTGCTGTACGAAGCTGAATTCTTGCAAAAGCTGCTTTTCCTTCTGCTGTACTCTGAGCCGACTCTGTAAATCCGAATTTCAGGAAGGAAGCTTCAGGACTTAACCCCGCTGTTCCTGCAACAATATTAGGTAAGTTAGATAATCCGATTGCACCCTGAGGCCCTGTTCCGGTTAAAATCACTTTATTAATCAATGAGGGATGCGTCAGCACTATTCTCTGAGTAATAAAACCACCCATGGAAAACCCCATGATATTCACTTTATTTAAATTCAGCGCATTGATAAAATCGACTGCATCATCGGCCATTGCCTGAACGGTATTTGGAGTAATTCCTTTGGAAGAAGCCACTCCTTTATTGTCGAAGATAATGACTTTATATTTTTTTGCCAGTCCATCTGTCACTGCAGGATCCCAGTCATCCATTGAACCACCCAAGCCCGGCAGAAGCACCAATGGAATTCCATCTTCTTTTCCTAAAACGCGGTATGCAATGGCATTTCCTTTAACGTTTATAAATTGGGTTTTGGCAGTTTGGTGGTTTCTGTTTTGTACCTCCTGTACCGTGGGAGGTTCATTTTCTTCAGTGCAGGACACTGTTGCTACGGTAAAAAGAGTTAAGCATAATAGGCTAACGGCTGAAATTTTTCTGATTGTTTTCATTGTAGTTTATTTTTGTTTGATTATGGTGCAAACATAAAACACACAAACAGGCAGAACACTCAAAAGCTTTATCAACAGGACATTTTAGGAATTCAATTAGACATTTTTGAAGGTGAAAATTACAAGTGGAAAGTGTAAAGACAATTTTTACCCCCTAAGCCGTTTTCAAGGCATTGAGTGTTTTCATTGCTTTTTCAGCATCTTCTTTTGCAATAAAAATATGATCGTGAAAATAAGCAGCAACTACATTACAGCTGATATTTTCATGTTTCAGGGCATTTGCAAAGGCTGCTGTGAGCCCTACAGCCTCCAGAGAAGAATGAATATTAAGAGTAATCCATGAAGCAATATAACTGTAAGTGATACTCCATTCATCTGCAACTTCTCTTCTTAAAACTATGGTAACCGCCTCAGCTTCCCGAAAGAAAAATAAAACCTTTTCTATATCCGGTATCTCACTAAGGTTTTCAACGGCGCCAAACACATATTCTCCTGTATTTAATACCGGTTCCATATTCTGAAGCAGAACGGCCAAATCTTTTTCTCCTGTCATCTTTTTGGTACAAAGCTAAGATATAGATTGCAGCAGCAGTTTATCAAATGATAAAAAACAAGAAAGAAGGCTGTGTGCCTTCTTTTTTGTTTTGTAATTGTAACCTGTCAACTGAACCTCTTTATATGTATTTGTGTTTTTTTCATTTGGCTTTTTAAGAAGCCCGTTTAAGGTTATTCATCACCACATTTAATTTCATCAGTGTTTATTAATTTCATCATTTGTGTTTTTATAACTATCGTTTATTAATTGTATAGTTATAATCATTTGTTGTTTTTTGTGTATGAAATTTAAAATCCGAATAAGCTTTCTCATTTACTTTTTCATTACTTAAATTTCACAGTACAAAGGAACAACATTACAAAATAAAATCCTCTATAAACCCCATCGATACATCTCGATTTACTTATAGATATTTATCGATAAAACAAATTCTCTGATAATAAAAAGTGAAGAATATCCTACAGACTGCTATAATTTGTGGTGTGTTTTAATGAGGTCCACCAGTTCAACCATATTTTCTATCTTTAGTTTTTCAAAGATATTTTTTTTAATTGTACTTACTGTATTCTGTTTGATATTCAAGCTGTTTGAAATTTCCAGGTTTCCATATCCTTCAGCATAAAGTTCTGCAATCTGCAGTTCCCGTTTGGTCAAACTGTTGAGAGGGCTTATCAGATCCGGATTGTAAACAAGCTGTACCAATAAATTCCTCAAAAGATCAGAAAAATATTCTCCCTTCTCTATAAAAGTTGTGATCGCTTCTCTTACCTCTTCCTCTTCACTCAGTTTGCTCAGATATCCGTTAGCACCCGCTTTAATAAATTTAAGGCCATGCAGATCTTCTTCAAGTCCTGTAAAAATCAAAACTTTAAGATCAGGATTTATACTTTTCATCTGAGGCAGAATATGCAGACTGTTTCCGTCCGGGAAATGAGCATCAATGATAGCCATTTCAATTCCTTTGGATTCTATCAGCTCCAATACCTGATGTAATGATGAAGTCTGATAAACTTTAGCGTTGGGAACAATATCACTGATAACAATTTC of the Chryseobacterium viscerum genome contains:
- a CDS encoding Crp/Fnr family transcriptional regulator, whose product is MISKFIFNNQYLFDELPEYDKNLLTEAMKTRNYRKNEPIFTDGTKPNGVYYLNEGKIKKYKVDNDGREQIIYIYSSGEFFGYSAILSNESYGDTTSTLENSVISFISKDSFLDILSQSSVLSRLLLKSLSHEFSVMANLIAVLSHRTVRERAALSLLILHDKYKSNDEPDQEVFISLSRIDLANMVGTARETLARIINDFKQEKLIRSEGRKIQIIDFKRLIHIANFY
- a CDS encoding alpha/beta fold hydrolase, which produces MKTIRKISAVSLLCLTLFTVATVSCTEENEPPTVQEVQNRNHQTAKTQFINVKGNAIAYRVLGKEDGIPLVLLPGLGGSMDDWDPAVTDGLAKKYKVIIFDNKGVASSKGITPNTVQAMADDAVDFINALNLNKVNIMGFSMGGFITQRIVLTHPSLINKVILTGTGPQGAIGLSNLPNIVAGTAGLSPEASFLKFGFTESAQSTAEGKAAFARIQLRTADRDLPLNDNASNSQFTAVLSWAQPNADALTEIQKIKNPVLIVHGENDLPVSVQNAKNMAQNLDHAELVIFPDSGHASFYQYHDTFVAKAIEFLGK
- a CDS encoding response regulator transcription factor — its product is METPIQNKEIIFLLADDHSIVRQGMEIVISDIVPNAKVYQTSSLHQVLELIESKGIEMAIIDAHFPDGNSLHILPQMKSINPDLKVLIFTGLEEDLHGLKFIKAGANGYLSKLSEEEEVREAITTFIEKGEYFSDLLRNLLVQLVYNPDLISPLNSLTKRELQIAELYAEGYGNLEISNSLNIKQNTVSTIKKNIFEKLKIENMVELVDLIKTHHKL
- a CDS encoding ACT domain-containing protein: MTGEKDLAVLLQNMEPVLNTGEYVFGAVENLSEIPDIEKVLFFFREAEAVTIVLRREVADEWSITYSYIASWITLNIHSSLEAVGLTAAFANALKHENISCNVVAAYFHDHIFIAKEDAEKAMKTLNALKTA
- a CDS encoding YoaK family protein; amino-acid sequence: MFRHKGKNRTYFHNLKLASALSFVAGIVNIVGVLSVKVLTTNITGHFAFFSEEILLDHYSEALTYFLFIICFLGGAFCSSFLVEFSSGHRTVRPHLIPLITEILILGFVGMSGYDELKISVSSHAIAGLLLFAMGVQNSLVTRVSQSVVRTTHLTGLFTDLGIEFSKLFFKERKNEQRQLKKNITLKLVIIACFFSGCIIGGFGYSMIQLKTLIVIAGLLFCVIRYDKLLYRYYSLKRKLR
- a CDS encoding VOC family protein, encoding MKLTSLRLISKDIKAAVEFYEQTMGATARWYTEDFAELSADSITIAIGSTRTMQMFSEGLTEFTGTKSTIIEFMVKNVDEEYERIKSIASEIIQEPTTMPWGNRSLLFCDPDGNMINFFTPVSVEAVKKFN
- a CDS encoding DUF4249 domain-containing protein produces the protein MKNTFYIILSLFALTSCEKEIDLDLNDQSGNIVIEGNVTNQSGPYTVKITKSVSFSEPNQYPAVTGAQVILSDDMGQTETLQYTGNGMYQTTAFVGQPGRTYTLKVQAEGKQYTAQSRMPENVHFDGLEQSSFKFGDKITYTLLPIFTDPMPLGNRYLFSFTINDLPKKYMNTFSDNVNNGMLNQQPLILPNDDNKGRDHEVIVGDKIHVEMQSIDNNIFTYYSALLQISGGNGGGTTPANPPSNINNGALGYFSAHTTDTETFVIQPVTP